One Desulfobacteraceae bacterium genomic window carries:
- the nifJ gene encoding pyruvate:ferredoxin (flavodoxin) oxidoreductase → MAKTMKTIDGNTAAAHVAYAMSDVAAIYPITPSSPIGEIADEWAAEGRKNIFGQTLTVRQLQSEAGAAAAVHGSLAAGALTTSFTASQGLLLMIPNMYKMSGELLPGVLHVTARAVAAHALSIFGDHQDVMAVRQTGFSLLASASVQEAMDLGLVAHLAAIEASVPFLHFFDGFRTSHEIQKVEMIDYADMAKLVNWEAVRCFRKRGANPERPELRGTAQNPDIYFQNREAVNPFYEKIPAIVSDYMKKVGRLTGRAYKPFDYVGAPDATRVIISMGSSCETIEEVVTHLAIQGEAVGLIKVRLYRPFSTAHLLAVLPASADRITVLDRTKEPGAIGDPLYTDVCTAFMERGDMPTILGGRYGLGSKEFNPGMVKAIFDNMNAVGPKNHFTVGIDDDVSHTSLDFEEGFDVAPEGTVQCKFWGLGADGTVGANKSAIKIIGDNTDLYAQAYFAYDSKKSGGVTMSHLRFGKKPIQSTYLIDSADYIACHKDSYVNIYDVLEGIKTGGTFLLNSPWSMADMEEKLPWAMRRTIARKKLKFYNIDAVKIAQEVGLGGRINMIMQTAFFKLANVIPVEEAISYLKDQIKKMFGRKGEKIVQMNNDAVDKTLENLVEIKYPESWAAAAEVATPAADEPEFVTKVLRPMVAQQGDKLPVSAFRPDGIFPVATTQYEKRGVAIMVPEWIMENCIQCNQCAMVCPHATIRPFLLTDEEMAAAPQGYEAKKALGKELKGYNFRMQVDTLDCMGCGNCADICPAKKKALVMKPLATQTEVQIPNWNYSLAVPNRARLIKRGSVKGSQFYQPLLEFSGACAGCGETPYAKLLTQLFGERMVIGNATGCTSIWGGSAPAIPYCVNEDGFGPTWGNSLFEDPAEFTYGMFLGQLQQRAKLADLASDALKTEIAPEVRDALQGWLDNRKDAEGSRKYGDELKKLLPQYPENRLLADINTYAKLFTKKSYWIFLGDGSAYDISFGGLDHVMASGEDINIMVFDTEVYSNTGGQSSKATPIGSVAKFAASGKKTAKKDLGAMAMTYGYVYVANVAMGANKQQLIKAFTEAESYDGPSLIMAYSPCINHGIKKGMGRSQEESRLAVASGYWPLYRYNPQLRAEGNNPFILDSKEPDGSLQEFLAGEVRYASLKQTFPEEAARLDAQLEAQYQERYLMLKKLAEQDLPQVGVAPEEAAAVAPQETPAEKDPSCTLSGTAEHAGREGQDEPCDDGRAG, encoded by the coding sequence ATGGCAAAAACAATGAAAACCATCGATGGCAATACAGCAGCCGCTCACGTGGCATACGCCATGAGTGACGTGGCCGCGATCTACCCCATCACCCCCTCCTCCCCCATCGGGGAGATAGCCGATGAGTGGGCCGCCGAGGGGCGTAAAAACATCTTCGGTCAGACCCTGACCGTGCGCCAGCTGCAGTCCGAAGCCGGTGCGGCGGCCGCGGTCCACGGCTCTCTGGCAGCCGGCGCGCTGACCACCTCCTTCACCGCTTCCCAGGGCCTGCTGCTGATGATTCCCAATATGTACAAAATGTCCGGGGAACTGCTGCCGGGCGTTTTGCATGTCACCGCGCGGGCCGTTGCCGCCCACGCCCTCTCCATCTTCGGCGACCACCAGGACGTCATGGCCGTCCGGCAGACGGGCTTCAGCCTGCTGGCCTCGGCGTCGGTCCAGGAGGCGATGGACCTGGGGCTGGTGGCGCATCTCGCCGCCATCGAGGCCAGTGTCCCCTTCCTGCATTTTTTCGACGGCTTCCGCACGTCCCATGAAATTCAGAAAGTCGAGATGATCGATTATGCCGATATGGCCAAGCTGGTCAACTGGGAGGCCGTGCGGTGCTTCCGGAAACGCGGCGCCAACCCGGAAAGACCCGAACTGCGGGGAACTGCTCAGAATCCGGACATCTACTTCCAGAACCGTGAGGCCGTCAACCCCTTTTACGAGAAAATCCCCGCGATCGTCAGCGACTACATGAAAAAAGTCGGCCGCCTGACCGGCCGCGCCTACAAACCTTTCGATTATGTCGGCGCCCCGGATGCCACCCGGGTGATCATTTCGATGGGCTCCTCGTGTGAAACCATCGAGGAGGTGGTCACCCACCTGGCGATTCAGGGCGAGGCCGTCGGCCTGATCAAGGTCCGCCTCTACCGGCCCTTTTCAACGGCGCATCTGCTGGCGGTGCTGCCGGCCTCGGCCGACCGCATCACCGTGCTGGACCGCACCAAAGAGCCCGGGGCCATCGGCGACCCCCTCTACACGGACGTCTGCACCGCCTTTATGGAGCGCGGCGACATGCCGACCATCCTCGGCGGCCGCTACGGGCTGGGATCCAAGGAGTTCAACCCCGGCATGGTCAAGGCGATCTTCGACAACATGAACGCCGTGGGCCCCAAAAACCATTTCACCGTCGGCATCGACGACGACGTCAGCCACACCTCGCTGGACTTCGAGGAAGGCTTCGACGTGGCGCCGGAAGGCACCGTGCAGTGCAAGTTCTGGGGCCTGGGCGCCGACGGCACCGTCGGGGCCAACAAAAGCGCCATCAAGATCATCGGGGACAACACCGACCTCTACGCCCAGGCCTATTTCGCCTACGATTCCAAAAAATCCGGCGGGGTCACCATGTCCCACCTGCGTTTCGGCAAAAAACCGATTCAGTCCACCTACCTGATCGATTCGGCGGACTATATCGCCTGCCACAAAGACAGCTATGTCAACATCTACGATGTGCTGGAGGGGATCAAAACCGGTGGCACCTTCTTGCTCAACTCCCCCTGGAGCATGGCGGACATGGAGGAAAAACTTCCGTGGGCCATGCGGCGCACCATCGCCCGCAAGAAGCTCAAGTTCTACAATATCGACGCGGTCAAAATCGCCCAGGAAGTGGGGCTCGGCGGCCGGATCAACATGATCATGCAGACCGCTTTCTTCAAGCTCGCCAACGTCATCCCGGTGGAAGAGGCCATCAGTTATCTGAAGGATCAGATCAAGAAGATGTTCGGCCGCAAGGGCGAAAAAATCGTCCAGATGAACAACGACGCGGTGGACAAGACCCTGGAGAATCTGGTGGAGATTAAATATCCCGAGTCCTGGGCGGCGGCGGCCGAGGTAGCCACGCCGGCCGCTGACGAGCCGGAATTCGTCACCAAGGTCCTGCGCCCGATGGTGGCCCAGCAGGGCGACAAACTGCCGGTCAGCGCCTTCAGACCCGACGGCATTTTCCCCGTGGCCACCACCCAGTACGAGAAACGCGGCGTCGCCATCATGGTGCCCGAATGGATCATGGAAAACTGCATCCAGTGCAACCAGTGCGCCATGGTCTGCCCGCACGCCACCATCCGGCCGTTTCTGCTGACCGACGAAGAAATGGCCGCCGCACCCCAAGGCTACGAGGCCAAAAAAGCCCTTGGCAAGGAACTCAAAGGCTACAACTTCCGGATGCAGGTCGATACCCTGGACTGCATGGGTTGCGGCAACTGCGCCGACATCTGCCCGGCGAAAAAGAAGGCCCTGGTGATGAAACCGCTGGCCACCCAGACGGAGGTCCAGATCCCCAACTGGAACTACAGCCTGGCGGTGCCCAACCGGGCCCGGCTGATCAAACGCGGCAGCGTCAAGGGCAGCCAGTTCTACCAGCCCCTGCTGGAGTTCTCGGGTGCCTGCGCCGGCTGCGGCGAAACGCCCTATGCCAAGCTTCTGACCCAGCTTTTCGGCGAGCGCATGGTGATCGGCAACGCCACAGGCTGCACCTCCATCTGGGGCGGCTCGGCACCGGCGATTCCCTACTGCGTCAACGAGGACGGCTTCGGCCCGACCTGGGGCAACTCCCTCTTCGAGGATCCGGCGGAATTCACCTACGGGATGTTCCTCGGCCAGCTGCAGCAGCGCGCCAAGCTGGCCGATTTGGCCAGCGACGCCCTGAAAACGGAGATTGCGCCGGAGGTTCGAGACGCCCTCCAGGGCTGGCTGGACAACCGCAAAGATGCCGAAGGCTCGCGTAAATACGGCGACGAACTCAAAAAGCTCCTCCCGCAATACCCCGAGAACCGCCTTCTGGCCGACATCAACACCTATGCCAAACTCTTCACCAAAAAATCCTACTGGATTTTTCTCGGCGACGGCTCGGCCTACGACATCTCCTTTGGCGGGCTCGATCATGTCATGGCCAGCGGGGAGGACATCAACATCATGGTCTTTGACACCGAGGTCTACTCCAACACCGGCGGCCAGTCCTCCAAGGCGACGCCCATCGGCTCGGTGGCGAAATTCGCCGCTTCCGGCAAAAAGACCGCCAAAAAGGATCTTGGCGCCATGGCCATGACCTACGGTTACGTCTACGTCGCCAACGTGGCGATGGGGGCCAACAAGCAGCAGCTGATCAAAGCCTTCACCGAAGCCGAAAGCTATGACGGCCCCTCCCTGATCATGGCCTACTCGCCCTGCATCAACCACGGCATCAAAAAAGGCATGGGACGCAGCCAGGAGGAATCCCGCCTGGCGGTTGCAAGCGGTTACTGGCCCCTTTACCGCTACAACCCGCAGCTCAGGGCGGAAGGCAATAACCCGTTTATCCTCGACTCTAAGGAACCCGACGGGTCGCTGCAGGAATTTCTGGCCGGCGAAGTCCGCTACGCCTCCCTGAAGCAGACCTTCCCGGAGGAAGCCGCCAGGCTGGACGCCCAGTTGGAGGCTCAGTACCAGGAACGCTACCTGATGCTCAAGAAGCTGGCCGAACAGGATCTGCCCCAGGTGGGGGTGGCGCCCGAGGAGGCGGCGGCGGTGGCGCCCCAGGAAACACCGGCAGAAAAGGACCCCAGCTGCACCCTCTCCGGCACCGCCGAGCACGCCGGTCGGGAGGGCCAAGACGAGCCCTGTGATGACGGCCGCGCCGGTTAA
- a CDS encoding fumarate hydratase, which produces MVEFAYQEMFPLGEDPTEYRLLSREFVSTDSFNGLEILKIAPQGLTLLAEKAFKDVSHLLRPGHLDLLAEIFKDPEASANDKMVALEMLKNAVISAEGQFPMCQDTGTAIVMGKKGQQVWTGGGDEQALAEGIFNAYTRNNLRYSQNAPLSMFEEKNTGCNLPAQIELYATEGEAYKFLFIAKGGGSANKTYLFQETKAVLTPATLLPFMVAKMKTLGTAACPPYHLAFVVGGTSAELNLKTVKLASAGYLDGLPETGNAGGRAFRDKALEAQALQASRELGIGAQFGGKYFCLDVRVIRLPRHGASCPIGMGVSCSADRNIKAKITRDGIFLEKLEQDPARFLPTLEAEARKAVRVDLDQPMSAIRAVLSAHPVATPLLLTGKIVVARDIAHAKLKERLDRGEDLPEYFKDHIIYYAGPAKTPEGYPSGSFGPTTAARMDPYVPLFQKRGASLVMLAKGNRTRTVTESCKTHGGFYLGSIGGPAARLGKECITHVRVLEYPELGMEAIYEITVKDFPAFILIDDKGNDFFDSLLG; this is translated from the coding sequence ATGGTTGAGTTTGCATATCAGGAAATGTTTCCCCTGGGCGAGGACCCCACGGAATACCGGCTTTTGAGCCGGGAGTTCGTCTCCACCGATTCTTTCAACGGCCTTGAAATCCTGAAGATCGCCCCGCAGGGGTTGACCCTGCTGGCCGAAAAGGCGTTCAAGGATGTCTCGCACCTCCTGCGCCCCGGGCATCTCGACCTGCTGGCCGAGATTTTCAAAGATCCGGAGGCCTCCGCCAACGATAAAATGGTGGCCCTTGAAATGCTCAAAAATGCGGTCATCAGCGCCGAGGGGCAATTCCCCATGTGTCAGGACACCGGCACCGCCATCGTCATGGGCAAAAAAGGCCAGCAGGTCTGGACGGGCGGTGGCGACGAGCAGGCCCTTGCGGAAGGTATTTTCAACGCATACACCCGCAACAACCTGCGCTACTCCCAGAATGCCCCCTTAAGCATGTTCGAGGAGAAAAATACCGGCTGCAACCTTCCCGCCCAAATCGAGCTCTACGCCACCGAGGGCGAGGCCTACAAATTCCTCTTCATCGCCAAAGGGGGCGGCTCCGCCAACAAGACCTACCTCTTTCAGGAAACCAAGGCGGTCCTCACGCCGGCGACCCTGCTACCCTTCATGGTAGCCAAAATGAAAACCCTCGGAACGGCCGCTTGCCCCCCCTACCATTTGGCATTCGTCGTCGGCGGCACCTCGGCGGAACTGAACCTCAAAACCGTCAAGCTGGCCTCTGCGGGCTACCTGGACGGCCTGCCCGAGACCGGCAACGCGGGAGGCCGCGCCTTCCGCGACAAGGCGCTGGAAGCGCAGGCGCTGCAGGCCTCCCGGGAACTCGGGATCGGCGCCCAGTTCGGCGGCAAATACTTCTGTCTGGACGTCCGGGTCATCCGCCTCCCCCGCCACGGGGCCTCCTGCCCCATCGGAATGGGGGTCAGCTGCAGCGCCGACCGCAACATCAAGGCCAAGATCACCCGTGACGGCATCTTTCTGGAAAAGCTCGAGCAAGACCCCGCGCGCTTCCTGCCCACCCTGGAAGCCGAGGCCCGAAAAGCGGTGCGCGTCGATCTGGATCAACCCATGAGCGCGATCCGCGCCGTCCTGAGTGCCCATCCGGTGGCAACCCCCCTGCTGCTGACGGGTAAAATCGTCGTCGCCCGGGACATCGCCCACGCCAAGCTCAAGGAGCGCCTGGACCGCGGCGAAGACCTGCCCGAATACTTCAAGGACCATATCATCTACTACGCCGGACCGGCCAAAACCCCCGAAGGTTACCCTTCAGGGTCCTTCGGCCCCACCACCGCCGCCCGGATGGACCCCTACGTACCCCTTTTTCAAAAAAGGGGAGCCTCGCTGGTCATGCTGGCCAAGGGCAACCGGACCCGCACGGTGACGGAATCCTGCAAAACCCACGGCGGCTTCTATCTGGGCTCCATCGGCGGGCCGGCAGCCAGGCTCGGCAAAGAGTGTATCACCCATGTCCGGGTCCTGGAATACCCCGAGCTGGGCATGGAGGCCATCTACGAAATAACCGTCAAAGATTTCCCGGCCTTTATTCTCATCGACGACAAGGGCAACGATTTCTTTGACAGCCTGTTGGGCTGA